In Nostoc sp. UHCC 0926, a single genomic region encodes these proteins:
- a CDS encoding CHASE2 domain-containing protein, which translates to MGKLVILKLGEGNFEQGFPVTLQIGDENARPSVEITGALPPNPEIPRDYYRWQSIYRNLRLPSRPIGLPKEDNQAPTLEDCQQVTEEFKVRFNTWLASDSFRPIREKWLEKLMFADNIRVLLQTKDLQLQKLPWHLWDLLERYPKAEIALSAPAYEQVNRITTTSDKVKILAILGNSQGIDTKVDQALLNLLPNADITFLVEPQCQDLTDQLWEQHWQILFFAGHSFTQETNEIGKIYVNQTESLTISQLKYALTKAVERGLQLAIFNSCDGLGLAREFADLHIPEIIVMREPVPDRVAQQFLKYFLSAFARGNSLYLAVREARERLQGLENQFPCATWLPVICQNPAEMPLNWGELSRNTRNIPTSLSKTTPVKRITNRLGFSLLLLISMAMTGILMGVRYLGVLQPLELSAFDQLLRLRPPENPDSRLLIVTVTEEDVQAQKQEKPQGSLSDKSLAQLLEKLETYQPQVIGLDIYRDYPVSKDYPALAERMRKSDRFVAVCQLDDSQAGKPGVKPPPEVSLEGLGFSDIAIDSDNVVRRHLLSLKPSPSSPCTTPYALSVRLALRYLDAKGIQLQFDPDGAWQLGKLRFKPIEAHTGGYQGIDASGHQILLNYRSPGSPEAIPSAGFANAPHITLGQVLTGKLNANAVKDKIVIIGTTAETFHDYWLTPYTTPQGKLQAIPGVFLQAQMVSQLLSAALDGQPLLWTWPLWGEVIWIWGWSFLGGLLTAYLHRFTYLSLAGGIAITSLYGSCFIFLIAYSCWVPLIPAMLALGGNSLIAITYLNIKFKINNNVNLKYETHR; encoded by the coding sequence GTGGGCAAGTTGGTTATCTTAAAGTTAGGGGAGGGGAACTTTGAACAAGGGTTTCCCGTGACCCTACAGATTGGCGATGAAAATGCCCGCCCTAGCGTGGAAATCACGGGTGCGCTTCCCCCCAACCCAGAAATTCCCCGCGATTATTACCGTTGGCAATCTATTTATCGTAATTTAAGGTTGCCATCTCGTCCTATTGGTTTACCTAAGGAAGATAACCAAGCCCCCACTCTAGAAGACTGCCAGCAGGTGACTGAGGAATTTAAAGTACGTTTTAATACTTGGCTTGCTTCCGATTCCTTTCGTCCTATCCGCGAAAAATGGTTGGAAAAACTCATGTTTGCGGATAATATCCGTGTGCTTTTACAAACCAAAGACCTCCAATTACAGAAACTCCCCTGGCATCTTTGGGATTTGCTGGAACGCTATCCCAAAGCAGAAATAGCTCTGAGCGCTCCCGCCTACGAACAAGTCAACCGAATAACAACCACATCCGACAAAGTAAAAATCTTAGCGATTTTGGGTAACAGCCAAGGAATTGATACCAAAGTAGATCAGGCGTTGCTTAATTTATTACCCAATGCAGACATCACTTTTTTAGTTGAACCACAATGCCAAGACCTTACTGACCAGCTATGGGAGCAGCATTGGCAGATTCTATTTTTTGCCGGACACAGTTTTACTCAGGAAACGAATGAAATAGGAAAAATCTACGTCAATCAAACTGAAAGTCTAACAATTAGTCAGTTAAAGTATGCCCTAACAAAGGCAGTGGAACGAGGTTTACAACTGGCAATTTTCAATTCCTGTGATGGCTTGGGATTGGCACGGGAGTTTGCAGATTTGCATATTCCCGAAATCATCGTGATGCGAGAGCCTGTACCTGATCGAGTGGCGCAGCAGTTTTTAAAGTATTTTTTGTCAGCCTTCGCGCGGGGAAACTCGTTGTATTTAGCTGTGAGGGAGGCACGAGAAAGGTTACAGGGGCTAGAAAATCAATTTCCCTGCGCGACATGGTTGCCTGTCATCTGTCAAAATCCTGCTGAAATGCCGTTGAATTGGGGGGAATTGTCTAGAAATACACGTAATATTCCGACATCTTTGTCTAAAACCACCCCAGTTAAAAGAATCACAAATCGGCTTGGCTTCTCATTGCTCCTACTGATCAGCATGGCAATGACTGGAATATTAATGGGGGTACGGTATTTGGGTGTGCTGCAACCATTAGAGCTAAGTGCGTTTGACCAACTGTTACGCTTGCGTCCTCCTGAGAACCCAGACTCACGCTTACTGATTGTGACTGTGACTGAAGAAGATGTGCAGGCGCAAAAACAGGAAAAACCTCAGGGTTCCTTGTCAGACAAATCACTTGCCCAACTGTTAGAAAAATTAGAGACATATCAACCACAAGTTATTGGTTTGGATATATACCGAGATTATCCAGTCAGTAAAGATTATCCAGCATTAGCAGAACGAATGCGAAAAAGCGATCGCTTTGTGGCAGTGTGTCAACTCGACGATTCCCAAGCAGGAAAACCAGGTGTGAAACCACCACCAGAAGTTTCTCTAGAGGGTCTAGGTTTTAGCGATATTGCCATAGATTCAGATAATGTCGTGCGTCGCCATCTGTTATCGTTAAAGCCCTCACCCTCATCTCCTTGTACTACCCCCTATGCCCTGAGTGTTCGACTTGCATTGCGTTACCTGGACGCGAAGGGAATTCAGTTGCAATTTGACCCTGATGGCGCGTGGCAATTAGGGAAGCTGAGATTTAAACCAATAGAAGCTCATACCGGAGGTTATCAAGGGATTGACGCTTCTGGACACCAAATTTTGTTAAATTATCGTTCCCCTGGTTCCCCAGAAGCGATACCTTCGGCAGGCTTCGCCAACGCACCACATATTACCTTAGGACAAGTGCTAACGGGTAAGCTAAATGCCAATGCAGTCAAAGACAAAATAGTCATTATTGGCACAACAGCAGAAACTTTTCATGATTATTGGTTAACTCCCTACACCACTCCTCAAGGGAAATTACAGGCAATACCAGGAGTATTTTTACAAGCCCAGATGGTCAGTCAACTGCTCAGTGCTGCTTTGGACGGACAACCTTTGTTGTGGACTTGGCCACTTTGGGGTGAAGTAATTTGGATTTGGGGCTGGTCTTTTTTAGGGGGTTTGCTTACTGCTTATCTGCACCGATTCACTTACTTAAGCTTGGCAGGAGGGATAGCTATTACAAGTTTATACGGTAGCTGTTTTATATTTTTAATTGCATATAGTTGTTGGGTTCCCCTCATTCCTGCTATGTTGGCTTTAGGAGGTAATAGTTTAATAGCTATAACTTACTTAAACATAAAATTTAAAATTAATAATAACGTCAATTTGAAATATGAAACTCACAGATAA
- the tmk gene encoding dTMP kinase, with amino-acid sequence MGGKLIVFEGVEGCGKTSQMQLCSEWLESLGVSVILTREPGGTELGLHLRRLLLEKAEDKPVAQVTELLLYAADRSQHVEQQLKPHLLAGKYILCDRYTDSTIAYQGYGRSQNMSLINQLNYIATGGLESDLTIWLDVDVEVGLARKLLDGVGLDRIEQETIAFHRRVQQGYAHLAASYPSRIVRVDGSLSKEAVQQVIQGILCDRLHLVT; translated from the coding sequence ATGGGTGGCAAATTAATTGTATTTGAAGGGGTGGAAGGCTGTGGCAAAACTAGCCAAATGCAGCTTTGTTCTGAGTGGCTGGAAAGTCTGGGTGTTTCTGTGATCCTAACTCGTGAACCAGGAGGAACAGAGTTAGGCTTACATCTTCGCCGCTTGCTACTAGAGAAGGCAGAGGATAAACCAGTTGCACAAGTGACAGAACTTTTGTTGTATGCTGCTGACCGATCGCAACACGTTGAACAACAACTCAAACCGCATCTCCTTGCAGGGAAATATATTTTATGCGATCGCTACACTGACTCTACCATTGCCTACCAAGGATATGGTCGCAGTCAAAACATGAGTTTAATCAATCAGCTTAACTATATTGCTACTGGTGGTTTAGAAAGTGACTTAACTATTTGGCTAGATGTCGATGTTGAAGTGGGACTAGCCCGCAAACTCTTAGATGGAGTAGGACTAGACCGCATTGAACAAGAAACAATCGCTTTTCATCGGCGCGTTCAGCAAGGATACGCACATTTAGCAGCATCCTATCCCTCACGAATTGTGCGAGTAGATGGCAGCTTGAGTAAAGAAGCTGTACAACAGGTAATTCAAGGAATTTTGTGCGATCGGCTGCACTTGGTGACGTAG
- a CDS encoding amino acid permease: protein MLFCVRCNISPVFSVVSRRGVFVPALTLTLVLCLIYLIWGDVARIVAVGNIGWFVSFMLFHLGLWLRRDRPKVLFPRISLGILLLEVV from the coding sequence ATGCTATTTTGTGTTCGCTGCAATATCTCACCAGTATTTTCCGTTGTATCACGTCGGGGTGTGTTTGTCCCAGCATTGACATTGACACTGGTGTTGTGCTTGATCTATCTAATTTGGGGAGATGTAGCGCGAATCGTGGCTGTTGGTAACATCGGTTGGTTTGTCTCCTTTATGTTATTCCATTTGGGGCTTTGGCTGAGGCGCGATCGCCCGAAAGTTTTGTTCCCTCGCATATCTCTGGGCATTCTGCTGTTAGAAGTTGTGTAG
- a CDS encoding hydantoinase/oxoprolinase family protein has product MLKVFADRGGTFTDIVAVTNNQPIIDRLSKYPERFLIVTLPNWQWIIVYKLLSENPEQYQDAAIQGIQDIMGISGNEPIPSEAIEVIKMGTTVATNALLERKGDRVVLFITKGFKDALQIGYQNRPNIFVRHIVLPTMLYEQVIEIDERYDAHGNELIPINIQQVKNDLQAVYNREIRSCAIVFMHSDRYPDHEQQIARLAEEIGFTQISVSHQVSPLMKLVSRGDTTVVDAYLTPILRRYVNQIASQLPGVKLMFMKSDGGLVAAQQFQGKDSILSGPAGGIVGAVQTSKRAGFELVITFDMGGTSTDVAHFKGEYERQLDSEIAGARMRVPVLAINTIAAGGGSILFFDGSSYRVGPKSAGSNPGPACYRRGGPLAVTDANVMLGKIHPQYFPSVFGIDGNLPLDKDTVIQQFAQLAQEIQAATLNHCTPEQVAAGFMAIAVENMANAIKKISLQRGCDVSQYVLCCFGGAGGQVACLIADTLGMKKIFLHPYAGVLSAYGMGLADVRAIREGGVEQPLTQTLIPKLHQLMEYLEIQARSEMNEDNIQAEIVCKINLKYEGTNSILTVNFTEQLAEIRQKFEVEHKSRYGFIQLEKTLIVESASVEVIQKMETPEEPLIIRTRSLDEAPVSVEIVRMFSTDTWYDTPVYRREDLQREDRINGPAIVVEKISTIVVEPNWQARLTERNHLILERL; this is encoded by the coding sequence ATGTTAAAGGTTTTTGCTGACAGAGGTGGTACATTCACAGATATTGTTGCTGTTACTAATAATCAGCCAATTATAGACAGACTCTCAAAATATCCAGAACGTTTTTTAATTGTGACTCTGCCTAATTGGCAATGGATTATCGTCTACAAACTGCTTTCAGAAAATCCCGAACAATACCAAGATGCAGCCATCCAAGGTATACAGGATATTATGGGTATTTCCGGCAACGAACCTATTCCTAGTGAAGCAATAGAAGTAATAAAAATGGGGACAACAGTAGCAACAAATGCACTGTTAGAAAGGAAAGGCGATCGCGTCGTTCTTTTCATCACCAAAGGCTTTAAAGATGCGCTGCAAATTGGCTACCAAAACCGCCCTAATATCTTTGTCCGTCATATCGTTTTACCAACTATGCTTTATGAGCAGGTGATTGAAATTGATGAACGTTATGATGCTCATGGAAATGAATTAATCCCTATAAATATTCAACAAGTCAAAAATGACTTACAAGCAGTTTATAACAGAGAAATTCGTAGTTGTGCTATTGTTTTTATGCACAGCGATCGCTATCCTGATCACGAACAACAAATAGCCCGACTTGCCGAAGAAATTGGATTTACCCAAATATCCGTATCTCATCAAGTTAGTCCTTTAATGAAATTAGTCAGCCGAGGAGATACAACAGTAGTAGATGCTTATTTAACTCCTATTCTCCGTCGCTATGTCAACCAAATAGCGAGTCAGTTACCTGGAGTCAAATTAATGTTCATGAAATCTGATGGAGGTTTAGTCGCAGCCCAACAATTTCAAGGCAAAGATAGTATTTTGAGTGGTCCCGCTGGGGGTATTGTCGGCGCAGTTCAAACTAGTAAAAGGGCAGGTTTTGAGTTAGTTATTACCTTTGATATGGGAGGGACAAGTACAGATGTCGCTCACTTTAAAGGAGAGTATGAACGACAATTAGATTCGGAAATTGCTGGGGCGCGGATGCGAGTTCCCGTATTAGCAATTAATACCATTGCGGCTGGAGGCGGTTCAATTCTCTTTTTTGATGGTTCTAGTTATCGTGTCGGCCCTAAATCTGCTGGATCAAATCCTGGCCCTGCTTGTTACCGACGCGGGGGGCCATTAGCGGTTACTGATGCCAATGTGATGTTAGGCAAAATCCACCCGCAATATTTTCCCTCAGTTTTTGGAATTGATGGCAATTTACCTTTAGATAAAGATACTGTTATTCAGCAATTTGCACAATTAGCCCAAGAGATTCAAGCCGCTACATTAAATCATTGTACTCCCGAACAAGTAGCCGCTGGATTTATGGCGATCGCAGTGGAAAATATGGCGAATGCAATTAAAAAAATCAGTCTGCAACGGGGTTGTGATGTCAGCCAATATGTACTTTGTTGTTTTGGCGGTGCAGGCGGGCAAGTTGCTTGTTTAATTGCCGATACCTTGGGAATGAAAAAGATATTTCTACACCCTTATGCTGGTGTTCTGTCTGCTTATGGAATGGGATTAGCTGATGTCAGGGCGATTAGAGAAGGAGGAGTAGAACAGCCTCTCACTCAAACATTAATTCCTAAATTACACCAGTTAATGGAATATTTAGAAATTCAAGCTAGAAGTGAAATGAATGAAGATAATATCCAAGCAGAAATAGTCTGTAAAATCAACTTAAAATATGAGGGGACTAACTCTATCTTAACCGTTAATTTTACTGAGCAATTAGCAGAGATACGGCAAAAATTTGAGGTTGAACATAAATCTCGTTATGGTTTTATACAATTAGAGAAAACCTTAATTGTTGAATCAGCCTCAGTAGAAGTAATTCAGAAAATGGAGACTCCCGAAGAACCTTTAATTATTCGGACTCGTTCTCTAGATGAAGCTCCTGTATCTGTTGAGATAGTAAGAATGTTTAGTACTGATACATGGTATGATACTCCTGTTTATCGGCGGGAAGATTTACAACGAGAAGATAGGATTAATGGGCCTGCGATCGTTGTCGAAAAAATTAGCACAATTGTAGTGGAACCTAACTGGCAAGCAAGATTAACTGAACGGAATCATCTAATTTTAGAACGTCTATAA
- a CDS encoding hydantoinase B/oxoprolinase family protein, producing the protein MYITSQPDPVRLEIFKNLYQFIAEQMGIVLQNTATSVNIKERLDFSCAIFDSSGLLVANAPHIPVHLGSMSESVRSLINDKGDTLKPGNVYLSNNPYNGGTHLPDVTAITPVFLENSENISFPMPLFFVASRGHQADIGGITPGSMPPDSTTVEEEGILFDNFLLVEEGNFRETAVRQHLSNHIYPARNPDQNIADFKAQIAANERGFQELHKMVYQYGLETVEAYMKFVQANAEESVRKAINLLKDGSFIYEMDNGAIIQLKVTIHQENRSATIDFTGTSKQLNSNLNAPKAVTQAAVLYVFRTLVDDNIPLNAGCLNPLEIIIPVGCMLNPIYPAAVVAGNVETSQTIVDALYGALGVMAASQGTMNNFTFGNEQYQYYETICGGSGAGIDFDGTDGVHSHMTNSRLTDPEVLETRYPVLLESFSLRPDSGGKGKYSGGNGVVRRIRFLEPMTANILSGHRVVPPFGLNGGEAGIVGRNWIQRQNGIKENLDSTATQQMKAGDVFVIETPGGGGFGKAS; encoded by the coding sequence ATGTATATAACATCTCAACCTGATCCTGTCCGCTTAGAAATCTTTAAAAACCTATATCAATTTATCGCTGAACAAATGGGAATTGTGTTACAAAACACGGCCACATCTGTAAATATCAAAGAGAGGCTGGATTTCTCCTGTGCTATTTTTGACTCATCGGGATTATTAGTAGCAAATGCTCCCCACATTCCTGTACATTTAGGCTCAATGAGTGAAAGTGTCCGCAGTTTAATTAACGATAAAGGCGACACCCTAAAACCAGGAAATGTATATCTATCTAATAACCCTTATAACGGCGGAACTCACCTTCCTGACGTAACTGCAATTACCCCTGTTTTTTTGGAAAATAGTGAAAATATTTCATTCCCCATGCCGCTTTTTTTTGTTGCTTCTCGTGGACATCAAGCCGATATCGGTGGAATTACTCCTGGCTCAATGCCTCCCGACAGTACCACAGTAGAAGAGGAAGGAATTCTTTTTGATAATTTTCTCTTGGTTGAAGAGGGCAATTTTCGAGAAACCGCAGTAAGACAGCATCTCTCAAATCATATTTATCCTGCCCGTAACCCTGACCAAAATATAGCTGATTTTAAGGCACAAATTGCCGCCAATGAACGCGGATTTCAAGAACTTCATAAAATGGTTTACCAATATGGACTTGAGACTGTCGAAGCTTATATGAAATTTGTGCAAGCTAATGCTGAAGAGTCGGTGAGAAAGGCTATCAATCTTCTCAAGGATGGCTCATTTATTTATGAAATGGATAATGGAGCAATCATTCAACTAAAAGTTACGATCCATCAAGAAAATCGCAGTGCTACCATTGATTTTACTGGAACATCTAAGCAACTTAATAGTAATTTAAATGCTCCCAAAGCTGTAACTCAAGCAGCAGTCTTATATGTCTTTCGGACTTTGGTTGATGATAATATTCCTCTGAATGCCGGGTGTCTTAATCCTCTAGAAATTATTATCCCGGTCGGCTGTATGCTGAATCCAATTTATCCAGCAGCAGTAGTAGCGGGTAATGTAGAAACTTCTCAAACTATTGTTGATGCTTTATATGGTGCTTTGGGTGTTATGGCTGCTTCTCAAGGAACAATGAATAATTTTACTTTTGGTAATGAGCAATATCAATATTATGAAACTATCTGCGGCGGCTCTGGCGCAGGAATTGATTTTGATGGAACTGATGGTGTTCATTCTCACATGACTAACTCCCGGTTGACCGATCCAGAAGTTTTAGAAACCCGTTATCCTGTACTTTTAGAAAGCTTTAGTCTTCGTCCCGATAGCGGTGGGAAAGGAAAATATTCCGGTGGTAATGGAGTTGTCCGCCGCATCCGGTTTTTAGAACCTATGACAGCTAATATTCTCTCTGGTCATCGGGTTGTCCCTCCCTTTGGATTAAATGGTGGGGAAGCCGGAATTGTCGGACGCAACTGGATACAACGTCAGAATGGAATTAAAGAGAATTTAGACAGCACAGCAACACAACAGATGAAAGCTGGGGATGTTTTTGTGATCGAAACTCCTGGAGGAGGCGGATTTGGTAAAGCCTCCTAG
- a CDS encoding NAD-dependent epimerase/dehydratase family protein, which yields MTQNFVITGADTELGQETTQQLVARGHKVTGIPLNKDGAEVIRSKGGLAADVSLTSATELKDVLSAANANVVINLTPQFANTLLSDGQDWKGFDKTLKATTDALLTAIEDAGTAFLVNTSYTFLYGNAKDSTETAPLIVPGDDPIFAAAIATENQVSNSKIPSSLLRMGYLYGPQSEDLKLYIKSFNLRRPYFAGPANNLGNWLHFEDAAQALVQAGEQQTVGGVFNVVDGTPVSFTDFIDYFAFALGRKQPAHIPMWLTPVALLAVITPQQVELLKLATTVKSDSIRQQLGWKPRYLSYKEGLQQTVQTWRSKNEIK from the coding sequence ATGACCCAAAACTTTGTCATTACAGGCGCTGATACGGAACTGGGACAAGAAACCACCCAGCAACTAGTTGCTCGTGGACATAAGGTGACTGGAATACCACTGAATAAAGATGGAGCTGAGGTCATACGTTCAAAGGGTGGCCTAGCTGCTGATGTCAGTTTGACAAGTGCCACTGAACTTAAGGATGTTTTATCCGCAGCTAATGCTAATGTGGTTATCAATCTAACGCCACAGTTTGCCAATACATTATTAAGCGATGGTCAGGACTGGAAAGGATTTGACAAAACCTTAAAAGCCACAACTGATGCACTATTGACAGCGATTGAAGATGCAGGGACTGCGTTTCTTGTCAATACTAGTTATACCTTTCTCTATGGCAATGCAAAAGATAGCACAGAAACTGCGCCTTTAATTGTACCTGGCGATGACCCAATTTTTGCCGCCGCGATCGCCACAGAAAATCAGGTGAGCAACAGCAAGATTCCCTCTAGTCTTTTACGGATGGGATACCTGTATGGCCCCCAATCTGAAGACCTGAAGCTATATATAAAATCATTCAACCTCAGACGCCCTTATTTTGCCGGGCCTGCAAATAACTTAGGCAACTGGCTGCACTTTGAAGATGCTGCTCAAGCCCTAGTTCAAGCAGGAGAGCAGCAAACTGTAGGCGGAGTGTTTAACGTCGTCGATGGAACTCCGGTATCCTTTACGGATTTCATTGATTACTTTGCCTTCGCTTTAGGTAGAAAACAACCTGCACACATTCCTATGTGGCTGACTCCTGTAGCACTTCTGGCGGTAATTACACCTCAGCAGGTAGAGTTACTTAAATTGGCAACCACAGTTAAAAGCGACTCAATTCGTCAACAGCTTGGTTGGAAACCGCGTTATTTAAGTTACAAAGAGGGTTTGCAGCAAACGGTACAAACTTGGCGCAGCAAGAACGAAATTAAATAA
- a CDS encoding Imm30 family immunity protein, which translates to MSENTLIYILQANRLMRSDDEIAAFENALAELANNPKSEYLPELHLVLDDQCQHEEVMFSLVHFLESFDVKEQLQAFIHVLPKLLDSAPEWTRTIHTRILNDELTNALYQEMLNSVDLHIKNVVTQLLNEILKERHPVKT; encoded by the coding sequence ATGAGCGAAAACACATTAATTTACATCTTGCAGGCTAATAGATTAATGCGTTCAGATGACGAAATTGCTGCTTTTGAAAATGCTTTAGCGGAACTTGCCAATAATCCTAAAAGTGAATATTTGCCAGAACTGCATCTAGTTCTAGATGATCAATGTCAGCACGAAGAAGTAATGTTTAGTCTCGTTCACTTCCTAGAATCTTTTGACGTTAAAGAGCAGCTTCAGGCATTTATTCATGTCCTGCCGAAGTTATTGGATTCTGCTCCAGAATGGACAAGAACTATCCATACTCGAATTTTGAATGATGAGTTAACTAACGCTTTATATCAAGAGATGTTGAATTCAGTTGACTTGCATATTAAGAATGTAGTTACACAATTGCTCAACGAGATTTTAAAAGAGCGTCATCCTGTAAAAACCTAG